In one window of Hymenobacter nivis DNA:
- the moeB gene encoding molybdopterin-synthase adenylyltransferase MoeB: MTPAVPSETLSAAETHRYSRHLLLPEIGAPGQLKLKAAKVLVVGCGGLGCPVLQYLAAAGVGTLGLLDFDTVDESNLQRQVLYTTADVGQPKALAAAARLGAQNPFIELVPHQFALTTANALGLLAGYDLVVDCSDNFATRYLVNDACVVLGKPLVYGAIFKFDGQVSVFNYQHGPTYRCLYPEPPAPGEAPSCAEIGVLGVLPGLVGTLQATEVLKLLTGIGEVLSGRLLVIDALGMRFQTLRFRAVPAEQQRTALEADYAAFCGEAPPTAPPAPEISAAELRAWQASGRPLQLLDVREPHEHAQRHIGGRLLPLGQLAGALAVLPTDVPTVVHCASGVRSQRAARLLLEHGFREVYSLRNGLADC; this comes from the coding sequence ATGACCCCCGCCGTACCCTCCGAAACCCTGTCCGCCGCCGAAACCCACCGCTACAGCCGCCACCTGCTGCTGCCCGAAATTGGGGCCCCGGGCCAGCTCAAGCTGAAGGCCGCCAAGGTGTTGGTGGTGGGTTGCGGAGGGCTGGGCTGCCCGGTGCTGCAATACCTGGCCGCCGCCGGCGTGGGCACCCTGGGCCTGCTCGATTTCGACACCGTGGACGAAAGCAACCTCCAGCGCCAGGTGCTGTACACCACCGCCGATGTGGGCCAGCCCAAGGCCCTGGCCGCCGCTGCCCGCCTGGGGGCCCAAAACCCGTTCATTGAATTGGTGCCGCACCAGTTTGCCCTCACGACAGCCAATGCCCTGGGCTTGCTAGCCGGCTACGACCTAGTGGTGGATTGCTCGGATAATTTCGCCACCCGCTACCTCGTGAACGACGCCTGCGTGGTACTGGGTAAGCCGCTGGTGTACGGGGCCATCTTCAAATTCGACGGCCAGGTGTCGGTGTTCAACTACCAGCACGGGCCCACCTACCGCTGCCTCTACCCCGAGCCGCCGGCCCCCGGCGAGGCCCCCAGCTGCGCCGAAATTGGGGTGTTGGGCGTGCTGCCCGGCCTGGTGGGTACCTTGCAGGCCACCGAGGTACTGAAGTTGCTGACCGGCATTGGCGAAGTACTCAGCGGCCGGTTGCTGGTGATTGACGCCCTCGGGATGCGCTTCCAAACGCTGCGTTTCCGCGCCGTGCCGGCCGAGCAGCAGCGCACCGCACTGGAAGCCGACTACGCCGCTTTCTGCGGCGAGGCGCCGCCCACCGCGCCGCCCGCGCCCGAAATCAGCGCCGCTGAGCTGCGCGCCTGGCAGGCCAGCGGCCGGCCCCTGCAACTGCTCGACGTGCGCGAGCCCCACGAGCACGCCCAGCGCCACATTGGTGGCCGGCTGTTGCCGCTGGGCCAGCTGGCCGGGGCTCTAGCCGTACTGCCCACCGACGTGCCTACCGTGGTACACTGCGCCAGCGGTGTGCGCAGCCAGCGCGCCGCTCGGCTGCTGCTGGAGCACGGTTTTCGCGAGGTGTATTCGCTGCGCAATGGCTTGGCCGATTGCTGA
- a CDS encoding MFS transporter, producing MGRFAYLTRAVWLLSLISLFTDLASEMLYPVMPLYLQSIGFSVLLIGLLEGVAEAVAGLSKGYFGQWSDRLGRRVPFVQWGYGLSALSKPMLAVLAAPWWVFLARTVDRLGKGLRTGARDALLSDETTPADKGKVFGFHRSMDTLGAVFGPTVALLWLAARPGQFRPLFWWAFVPGVLAVAVTFALRERPAAPSGRPPQPFWASFSYWRVAPPAYRRVVGALLVFALFNSSDAFLLLLARQRGMSEAGVIGLYILYNGVYVLSAWPLGHLADRLGPRRLLVGGLLAFAAVYGGVALARDGWAFAGLFALYGLYAASTEGVAKAWVSNLCARADTGAALGTFGGLGSLAALGASLGAGAVWQLAGPGWTFGLAAGAALSVAGYLALVRLRAE from the coding sequence ATGGGCCGCTTCGCTTACCTCACCCGCGCCGTCTGGCTACTCTCGCTCATCAGCCTCTTCACCGACCTGGCCAGCGAGATGCTCTACCCGGTCATGCCGCTCTACCTGCAATCCATCGGCTTTTCGGTGCTGTTGATTGGCCTACTTGAAGGGGTGGCCGAAGCCGTGGCGGGGCTAAGCAAGGGGTACTTCGGGCAATGGTCTGACCGGCTGGGGCGGCGCGTGCCCTTTGTGCAATGGGGCTACGGACTGAGTGCATTATCCAAGCCTATGCTGGCGGTGCTGGCCGCGCCGTGGTGGGTGTTTCTGGCCCGCACCGTGGACCGGCTGGGCAAGGGCCTGCGCACCGGAGCGCGGGACGCGCTGCTCTCCGACGAAACCACGCCCGCGGACAAGGGTAAGGTGTTCGGCTTTCACCGCTCGATGGACACGCTGGGCGCGGTGTTCGGGCCGACGGTGGCGCTACTGTGGCTGGCGGCGCGGCCAGGCCAGTTCCGACCGCTGTTTTGGTGGGCGTTCGTGCCAGGGGTGCTGGCCGTGGCCGTGACCTTCGCCCTGCGTGAGCGGCCCGCCGCGCCCTCGGGCCGGCCGCCGCAACCATTTTGGGCCTCGTTTAGCTACTGGCGCGTGGCCCCGCCCGCCTACCGGCGCGTGGTGGGGGCGCTGCTCGTCTTTGCCCTGTTCAACAGCTCCGATGCATTCCTGCTGCTGCTGGCCCGGCAGCGGGGCATGTCCGAAGCTGGCGTTATCGGCCTCTACATTCTCTACAACGGCGTGTACGTGCTCAGCGCCTGGCCCCTGGGCCACCTGGCCGACCGCCTGGGGCCGCGCCGACTGCTGGTGGGCGGGCTGCTGGCCTTCGCCGCGGTGTACGGCGGGGTGGCGCTTGCCCGCGACGGCTGGGCCTTCGCGGGCCTATTTGCGCTCTACGGACTGTACGCGGCCAGCACCGAGGGCGTGGCCAAGGCCTGGGTAAGCAACCTCTGCGCCCGCGCCGATACCGGCGCGGCCCTGGGCACCTTTGGCGGGCTAGGCAGCCTAGCCGCGCTGGGAGCCAGCTTGGGCGCGGGCGCGGTATGGCAGCTGGCCGGGCCGGGCTGGACGTTCGGCTTAGCGGCCGGGGCCGCGCTGAGCGTTGCCGGATACCTAGCGCTGGTCCGGCTTCGGGCAGAGTAG